In Myotis daubentonii chromosome 16, mMyoDau2.1, whole genome shotgun sequence, one DNA window encodes the following:
- the LOC132218986 gene encoding keratin, type I cytoskeletal 26-like, whose translation MSFRLSSGSRRVCSQAGPGRLSGGGAGFGAGNVCSGPGAGSSFSCALGSVSSGGGFYSGGGGLGSGVCAGFLGNEHGLLSGNEKMTMQNLNDRLASYLDHVRALEEANTDLEQKIKCWYERYGPGSCRGLDHDYSRYSSVIDDLKRQIISVTTCNASIVLQNDNARLTADDFRLKYETELALHQSVEADINGLHRVMDELTLCTADLEIQCEALTEELAYLKKNHEEEMEVLQCSAGGNVNVEMNAAPGVDLTVLLNNMRAEYEDLAEQNRKEAEAWFNEKSASLQQQISDDVGAATVARNELMELKRNLQTLEIELQSLVATKHSYECSLAETEGYYCLQLQQIQDQVGAMEEQLQQIRTETEGQKLDYEQLLDIKIFLEKEIETYCILIDGDGRKSKSTGYISKGCEPVNSENQVKDSKEEAVIKTVVEELDQLSNVLSLRVHSVEEKSSKISNITMEQRVPSKTP comes from the exons ATGTCCTTTCGACTTTCTAGTGGATCCAGGCGGGTCTGCTCTCAAgctggccctggccggctgtCTGGTGGAGGGGCAGGCTTCGGGGCTGGGAATGTGTGCAGTGGGCCTGGAGCAGGAAGCAGCTTTTCTTGTGCTCTTGGGAGCGTTTCTTCTGGGGGAGGTTTCTACAGCGGCGGTGGAGGGCTGGGAAGTGGCGTCTGTGCTGGTTTTCTTGGAAATGAGCATGGCCTCCTCTCTGGCAATGAAAAGATGACCATGCAGAACCTCAACGACCGCCTGGCGTCCTACCTGGACCACGTGCGAGCTCTGGAGGAAGCCAACACAGACCTTGAGCAGAAGATCAAGTGCTGGTATGAGAGATATGGGCCTGGTTCTTGCCGGGGACTGGATCATGACTACAGTAGATATTCCTCAGTCATTGACGATCTTAAAAGGCAG ATCATTTCTGTGACCACCTGTAATGCCAGCATTGTTCTACAAAATGACAATGCCAGACTGACCGCTGATGACTTCAGGCTGAA GTATGAAACCGAGCTTGCGCTGCACCAGAGCGTGGAGGCCGACATCAATGGTCTGCACAGAGTGATGGATGAGCTGACCCTGTGCACAGCCGACCTGGAGATCCAGTGTGAGGCCCTTACTGAGGAGCTGGCTTACCTGAAGAAAAACCATGAGGAG GAAATGGAGGTCCTGCAGTGTTCAGCCGGGGGGAACGTGAATGTGGAGATGAATGCAGCCCCGGGCGTGGACCTAACTGTGCTGCTGAACAACATGAGGGCCGAGTACGAGGACTTGGCCGAGCAGAACCGCAAAGAGGCAGAAGCCTGGTTTAACGAGAAG AGTGCTTCGCTGCAACAGCAGATTTCTGACGATGTGGGagcagccacagtggccaggaatGAGCTGATGGAACTGAAACGCAACCTGCAAACCTTGGAAATAGAACTTCAATCCCTCGTGGCCACG aAACATTCCTACGAATGCTCCCTGGCAGAGACCGAAGGCTATTACTGCCTTCAGCTCCAGCAAATCCAGGATCAGGTCGGGGCGATGGAGGAACAGCTCCAACAGATCCGCACGGAAACCGAAGGCCAGAAGCTGGACTATGAACAGCTTCTcgatatcaaaatatttttagaaaaagaaattgaaacgTATTGCATATTAATAGATGGAGACGGAAG AAAAAGCAAGTCCACAGGTTACATATCAAAAGGGTGTGAGCCTGTAAATTCCGAAAATCAAGTCAAAG actCAAAAGAAGAAGCGGTTATTAAAACAGTGGTCGAGGAGCTAGATCAACTCAGCAATGTCCTTTCACTGAGGGTCCACTCAGTTGAAGAAAAATCCTCTAAAATAAGCAATATTACAATGGAGCAACGCGTACCTTCTAAAACACCTTAA